Proteins encoded together in one Sylvia atricapilla isolate bSylAtr1 chromosome 2, bSylAtr1.pri, whole genome shotgun sequence window:
- the COL8A1 gene encoding collagen alpha-1(VIII) chain encodes MITACPNGDCTSQKTISCQLCVLWCCSQVMVMLLFPVQLLAVAVTVYLELVRSAQGGAYYGIKQLPPQVPQYQPLGQQVPHMPLGKEGIPMQHLGKEVPHMPYGKEYPHLPQYRKEVPQMPMLGKDMAPKKEKEIPMRSLRGEQGPPGEPGPRGPPGPPGLPGHGVPGAKGKPGPQGYPGIGKPGLPGMPGKPGVMGPPGPRGEMGPKGEIGPMGIPGPQGPPGPHGLPGIGKAGAPGLQGQPGPKGEPGMKGPPGIPGIPGPKGEKGVGIPGLPGLKGPPGLPGPPGPVGLPGVGKPGMVGFPGPQGPLGKPGPPGELGLQGPPGAPGIQGPPGPPGIGKPGQDGMPGQPGFPGGKGEQGLPGLPGPPGLPGVGKPGFPGPKGERGVGGLPGPLGPKGEKGHAGPPGMGGPPGEPGQPGLPGIMGPPGAAGFPGPKGEGGAVGPPGPVGPKGEPGLQGFPGKPGFPGEVGGPGLRGLPGPTGPKGEAGHKGLPGLPGVPGLVGPKGEPGLPGAQGLQGPSGIPGIAGPSGPIGPPGLPGAKGEPGMPGPPGFPGVGKPGAAGLQGPPGKPGPLGPPGQPGLQGPPGPPGPPGPPVVIPPTPPAVGQYLPEAGPGIDGLKPPYGYKGKKGKAGGVVYEMPAFTAELLTPFPRVGVPVKFDKLLYNGRQNYNPQTGIFTCEIPGVYYFAYHVHCKGANVWVALYKNNEPLMYTYDEYKKGFLDQASGSAVVPLMHGDKVYVQMPSEQAAGLYAGQYVHSSFSGYLLYPM; translated from the exons ATGATAACAGCTTGTCCTAACGGGGATTGCACATCACAAAAAACCATCTCCTGCCAACTGTGTGTTTTGTGGTGCTGTTCACAGGTGATGGTcatgctgctcttccctgtgcagctgctggcgGTGGCTGTCACTGTTTACCTAGAGCTGGTGAGGTCTGCTCAAGGTGGTGCCTACTATGGGATCAAGCAGCTGCCACCTCAGGTGCCCCAGTACCAACCCCTCGGACAACAAGTACCTCACATGCCGCTGGGCAAAGAAGGCATCCCGATGCAGCACCTGGGCAAGGAGGTGCCCCACATGCCTTATGGGAAGGAGTACCCCCACCTGCCCCAGTACAGGAAGGAGGTCCCGCAGATGCCCATGCTCGGCAAGGATATGGCTCCCAAGAAAGAGAAAG AAATTCCCATGCGCAGTCTGAGGGGTGAACAAGGCCCCCCGGGTGAGCCTGGACCAAGAGGGCCTCCAGGGCCACCAGGATTACCAGGTCACGGTGTACCAGGAGCCAAAGGAAAACCAGGCCCACAAGGATACCCAGGAATTGGAAAGCCGGGTTTGCCAGGGATGCCAGGAAAACCAGGGGTCATGGGGCCCCCAGGGCCAAGAGGGGAGATGGGGCCGAAGGGGGAGATTGGGCCCATGGGGATTCCCGGACCACAGGGGCCACCAGGGCCTCATGGGCTTCCCGGCATAGGGAAAGCAGGTgccccggggctgcagggccaACCGGGGCCAAAGGGCGAGCCCGGGATGAAGGGGCCACCAGGAATCCCCGGGATCCCAGGGCCGAAAGGGGAGAAGGGGGTGGGGATCCCAGGCTTGCCGGGTCTGAAGGGTCCGCCTGGGCTGCCCGGTCCCCCCGGCCCCGTGGGGCTGCCGGGGGTCGGCAAACCGGGCATGGTTGGTTTCCCCGGCCCACAGGGACCCCTGGGCAAACCCGGCCCCCCAGGCGAGTTAGGGCTGCAGGGGCCGCCAGGGGCCCCCGGGATCCAAGGCCCTCCCGGCCCGCCCGGCATTGGCAAACCGGGCCAGGACGGCATGCCCGGCCAGCCCGGCTTCCCGGGCGGCAAGGGGGAGCAGGGACTGCCGGGCCTCCCGGGGCCCCCCGGCCTCCCGGGGGTCGGGAAGCCGGGCTTCCCCGGGCCCAAAGGCGAGCGAGGCGTGGGCGGTCTGCCCGGGCCCCTGGGGCCGAAGGGGGAGAAGGGGCACGCGGGGCCGCCTGGCATGGGAGGGCCGCCAGGGGAGCCCGGCCAGCCGGGGCTGCCGGGCATCATGGGCCCCCCGGGGGCCGCCGGCTTCCCGGGACCTAAAGGGGAGGGAGGTGCCGTAGGGCCGCCGGGACCGGTCGGTCCCAAGGGAGAACCCGGCCTGCAGGGTTTTCCGGGAAAACCAGGCTTTCCTGGGGAAGTGGGTGGCCCTGGGCTGCGGGGGCTGCCGGGCCCCACAGGACCCAAGGGGGAGGCCGGACACAAAGGCCTGCCGGGGCTGCCTGGTGTCCCAGGGCTTGTGGGGCCAAAGGGCGAGCCCGGCCTCCCCGGCGCCCAGGGGCTTCAGGGCCCCTCGGGCATCCCGGGCATCGCGGGGCCCAGCGGCCCCATCGGTCCGCCCGGGCTGCCAGGGGCGAAGGGCGAGCCGGGCATGCCCGGGCCCCCAGGCTTCCCTGGGGTGGGCAAACCTGGGGCTGCGGGGCTGCAAGGACCCCCGGGAAAGCCGGGGCCGCTCGGTCCTCCCGGCCAGCCGGGGCTCCAGGGGCCGCCGGGCCCCCCCGGGCCCCCCGGGCCCCCGGTCGTCATCCCGCCCACCCCACCGGCCGTGGGCCAGTACCTGCCGGAGGCGGGCCCGGGGATAGACGGCCTGAAGCCCCCCTACGGCTACAAGGGCAAGAAAGGCAAGGCTGGCGGCGTCGTCTACGAGATGCCCGCGTTCACGGCAGAGCTCCTCACGCCCTTCCCCCGCGTCGGGGTGCCCGTGAAGTTCGACAAGCTCCTGTACAACGGGCGGCAGAACTACAACCCGCAGACGGGCATCTTCACCTGCGAGATCCCCGGCGTCTACTACTTCGCCTACCACGTCCACTGCAAAGGCGCCAACGTGTGGGTGGCGCTGTACAAGAACAACGAGCCGCTCATGTACACCTACGACGAGTACAAGAAGGGCTTCCTGGACCAGGCTTCGGGCAGCGCCGTGGTGCCGCTCATGCACGGAGACAAGGTTTACGTTCAGATGCCGTCCGAGCAGGCGGCAGGACTCTATGCCGGGCAGTACGTTCATTCGTCTTTTTCAGGGTATTTATTGTATCccatgtaa
- the ST3GAL6 gene encoding type 2 lactosamine alpha-2,3-sialyltransferase isoform X4: protein MKRILLAFILAAAVMYGILHGNLWRNNFYWLPPTAVERRNALDTCLLKPAFESLLGVDKIYPFLCANDFIRVAEFQGSNKFELPYGIKRAEQFFRLALSRLQNCGLSGEEDSITCRRCVVVGNGGVLRNKTLGEKIDSYDVIIRMNNGPVIGYEEDVGRRTTFRLSYPESIFSDPIHYDPNTTVVLIVFKPRDLKWLWEILGGQKISAKGFWKKPALNMIYKSSQIRILDPSITRKTAYEWLHFPTRFPKKEKPKHPTTGLIAITLAFHICHEVHLAGFKYDFTDRNSSLHYYGNETMSQMMQNEYHNITAEQKFLKKLIDKNFVVNLT from the exons ATGAAACGAATTCTTCTGGCTTtcatcctggctgctgctgttatGTATGGTATCCTGCATGGAAATCTGTGGAGAAATAACTTCTATTG GCTGCCGCCCACAGCTGTAGAGAGGAGGAATGCATTGGACACTTGTCTCCTGAAACCAGCATTTGAATCTTTGCTGGG tgtTGACAAAATATACCCATTCCTGTGTGCTAATGATTTTATCAGAGTGGCAGAGTTCCAAGGGAGCAATAAGTTTGAACTACCTTATGGAATAAAGAGAGCAG agcaATTTTTTCGTTTAGCCCTTTCAAGACTGCAGAACTGTGGGCTTTCTGGTGAAGAAGACAG CATTACCTGTCGACGGTGTGTTGTGGTTGGTAATGGAGGAGTACTTCGAAATAAGACATTAGGGGAGAAAATTGACTCGTATGATGTCATAATAAG GATGAACAATGGCCCTGTGATAGGGTACGAGGAGGATGTTGGCAGGAGGACGACTTTCCGCCTTTCCTACCCGGAATCCATCTTCTCAGATCCCATCCACTACGACCCTAACACTACTGTTGTTCTCATCGTCTTCAAACCACGGGACTTGAAGTGGCTTTGGGAGATACTTGGTGGTCAGAAAATA AGTGCAAAGGGATTTTGGAAGAAACCTGCTCTGAATATGATCTACAAATCGAGTCAAATCAGGATTCTCGATCCCAGCATCACCAGGAAAACTGCTTATGAGTGGCTTCATTTCCCAACTAGATTTCCTAAGAAAGAG AAACCCAAGCATCCAACAACGGGGCTAATTGCCATTACACTGGCATTCCACATATGCCATGAAGTCCACCTGGCAGGCTTCAAGTATGACTTCACTGACAGAAATAGTTCTTTGCACTACTATGGCAATGAAACCATGTCTCAGATGATGCAG AATGAATACCACAACATCACTGCCGAGCAGAAGTTTCTGAAGAAGCTTATAGACAAGAACTTTGTGGTCAATTTGACATGA
- the ST3GAL6 gene encoding type 2 lactosamine alpha-2,3-sialyltransferase isoform X5 — protein sequence MNNGPVIGYEEDVGRRTTFRLSYPESIFSDPIHYDPNTTVVLIVFKPRDLKWLWEILGGQKISAKGFWKKPALNMIYKSSQIRILDPSITRKTAYEWLHFPTRFPKKEKPKHPTTGLIAITLAFHICHEVHLAGFKYDFTDRNSSLHYYGNETMSQMMQNEYHNITAEQKFLKKLIDKNFVVNLT from the exons ATGAACAATGGCCCTGTGATAGGGTACGAGGAGGATGTTGGCAGGAGGACGACTTTCCGCCTTTCCTACCCGGAATCCATCTTCTCAGATCCCATCCACTACGACCCTAACACTACTGTTGTTCTCATCGTCTTCAAACCACGGGACTTGAAGTGGCTTTGGGAGATACTTGGTGGTCAGAAAATA AGTGCAAAGGGATTTTGGAAGAAACCTGCTCTGAATATGATCTACAAATCGAGTCAAATCAGGATTCTCGATCCCAGCATCACCAGGAAAACTGCTTATGAGTGGCTTCATTTCCCAACTAGATTTCCTAAGAAAGAG AAACCCAAGCATCCAACAACGGGGCTAATTGCCATTACACTGGCATTCCACATATGCCATGAAGTCCACCTGGCAGGCTTCAAGTATGACTTCACTGACAGAAATAGTTCTTTGCACTACTATGGCAATGAAACCATGTCTCAGATGATGCAG AATGAATACCACAACATCACTGCCGAGCAGAAGTTTCTGAAGAAGCTTATAGACAAGAACTTTGTGGTCAATTTGACATGA
- the ST3GAL6 gene encoding type 2 lactosamine alpha-2,3-sialyltransferase isoform X1, whose amino-acid sequence MRGRLSPPAGGRAPPHTGLSVMKRILLAFILAAAVMYGILHGNLWRNNFYWISFYGQTSSVRASTSYVTSGITISYNELPPTAVERRNALDTCLLKPAFESLLGVDKIYPFLCANDFIRVAEFQGSNKFELPYGIKRAEQFFRLALSRLQNCGLSGEEDSITCRRCVVVGNGGVLRNKTLGEKIDSYDVIIRMNNGPVIGYEEDVGRRTTFRLSYPESIFSDPIHYDPNTTVVLIVFKPRDLKWLWEILGGQKISAKGFWKKPALNMIYKSSQIRILDPSITRKTAYEWLHFPTRFPKKEKPKHPTTGLIAITLAFHICHEVHLAGFKYDFTDRNSSLHYYGNETMSQMMQNEYHNITAEQKFLKKLIDKNFVVNLT is encoded by the exons GTTTATCAGTCATGAAACGAATTCTTCTGGCTTtcatcctggctgctgctgttatGTATGGTATCCTGCATGGAAATCTGTGGAGAAATAACTTCTATTG GATTAGCTTTTATGGACAGACTTCCTCTGTGAGGGCTTCTACTTCCTATGTGACTAGTGGAATTACAATCAGTTACAATGA GCTGCCGCCCACAGCTGTAGAGAGGAGGAATGCATTGGACACTTGTCTCCTGAAACCAGCATTTGAATCTTTGCTGGG tgtTGACAAAATATACCCATTCCTGTGTGCTAATGATTTTATCAGAGTGGCAGAGTTCCAAGGGAGCAATAAGTTTGAACTACCTTATGGAATAAAGAGAGCAG agcaATTTTTTCGTTTAGCCCTTTCAAGACTGCAGAACTGTGGGCTTTCTGGTGAAGAAGACAG CATTACCTGTCGACGGTGTGTTGTGGTTGGTAATGGAGGAGTACTTCGAAATAAGACATTAGGGGAGAAAATTGACTCGTATGATGTCATAATAAG GATGAACAATGGCCCTGTGATAGGGTACGAGGAGGATGTTGGCAGGAGGACGACTTTCCGCCTTTCCTACCCGGAATCCATCTTCTCAGATCCCATCCACTACGACCCTAACACTACTGTTGTTCTCATCGTCTTCAAACCACGGGACTTGAAGTGGCTTTGGGAGATACTTGGTGGTCAGAAAATA AGTGCAAAGGGATTTTGGAAGAAACCTGCTCTGAATATGATCTACAAATCGAGTCAAATCAGGATTCTCGATCCCAGCATCACCAGGAAAACTGCTTATGAGTGGCTTCATTTCCCAACTAGATTTCCTAAGAAAGAG AAACCCAAGCATCCAACAACGGGGCTAATTGCCATTACACTGGCATTCCACATATGCCATGAAGTCCACCTGGCAGGCTTCAAGTATGACTTCACTGACAGAAATAGTTCTTTGCACTACTATGGCAATGAAACCATGTCTCAGATGATGCAG AATGAATACCACAACATCACTGCCGAGCAGAAGTTTCTGAAGAAGCTTATAGACAAGAACTTTGTGGTCAATTTGACATGA
- the ST3GAL6 gene encoding type 2 lactosamine alpha-2,3-sialyltransferase isoform X2 — MKRILLAFILAAAVMYGILHGNLWRNNFYWISFYGQTSSVRASTSYVTSGITISYNELPPTAVERRNALDTCLLKPAFESLLGVDKIYPFLCANDFIRVAEFQGSNKFELPYGIKRAEQFFRLALSRLQNCGLSGEEDSITCRRCVVVGNGGVLRNKTLGEKIDSYDVIIRMNNGPVIGYEEDVGRRTTFRLSYPESIFSDPIHYDPNTTVVLIVFKPRDLKWLWEILGGQKISAKGFWKKPALNMIYKSSQIRILDPSITRKTAYEWLHFPTRFPKKEKPKHPTTGLIAITLAFHICHEVHLAGFKYDFTDRNSSLHYYGNETMSQMMQNEYHNITAEQKFLKKLIDKNFVVNLT; from the exons ATGAAACGAATTCTTCTGGCTTtcatcctggctgctgctgttatGTATGGTATCCTGCATGGAAATCTGTGGAGAAATAACTTCTATTG GATTAGCTTTTATGGACAGACTTCCTCTGTGAGGGCTTCTACTTCCTATGTGACTAGTGGAATTACAATCAGTTACAATGA GCTGCCGCCCACAGCTGTAGAGAGGAGGAATGCATTGGACACTTGTCTCCTGAAACCAGCATTTGAATCTTTGCTGGG tgtTGACAAAATATACCCATTCCTGTGTGCTAATGATTTTATCAGAGTGGCAGAGTTCCAAGGGAGCAATAAGTTTGAACTACCTTATGGAATAAAGAGAGCAG agcaATTTTTTCGTTTAGCCCTTTCAAGACTGCAGAACTGTGGGCTTTCTGGTGAAGAAGACAG CATTACCTGTCGACGGTGTGTTGTGGTTGGTAATGGAGGAGTACTTCGAAATAAGACATTAGGGGAGAAAATTGACTCGTATGATGTCATAATAAG GATGAACAATGGCCCTGTGATAGGGTACGAGGAGGATGTTGGCAGGAGGACGACTTTCCGCCTTTCCTACCCGGAATCCATCTTCTCAGATCCCATCCACTACGACCCTAACACTACTGTTGTTCTCATCGTCTTCAAACCACGGGACTTGAAGTGGCTTTGGGAGATACTTGGTGGTCAGAAAATA AGTGCAAAGGGATTTTGGAAGAAACCTGCTCTGAATATGATCTACAAATCGAGTCAAATCAGGATTCTCGATCCCAGCATCACCAGGAAAACTGCTTATGAGTGGCTTCATTTCCCAACTAGATTTCCTAAGAAAGAG AAACCCAAGCATCCAACAACGGGGCTAATTGCCATTACACTGGCATTCCACATATGCCATGAAGTCCACCTGGCAGGCTTCAAGTATGACTTCACTGACAGAAATAGTTCTTTGCACTACTATGGCAATGAAACCATGTCTCAGATGATGCAG AATGAATACCACAACATCACTGCCGAGCAGAAGTTTCTGAAGAAGCTTATAGACAAGAACTTTGTGGTCAATTTGACATGA
- the ST3GAL6 gene encoding type 2 lactosamine alpha-2,3-sialyltransferase isoform X3: MRGRLSPPAGGRAPPHTGLSVMKRILLAFILAAAVMYGILHGNLWRNNFYWLPPTAVERRNALDTCLLKPAFESLLGVDKIYPFLCANDFIRVAEFQGSNKFELPYGIKRAEQFFRLALSRLQNCGLSGEEDSITCRRCVVVGNGGVLRNKTLGEKIDSYDVIIRMNNGPVIGYEEDVGRRTTFRLSYPESIFSDPIHYDPNTTVVLIVFKPRDLKWLWEILGGQKISAKGFWKKPALNMIYKSSQIRILDPSITRKTAYEWLHFPTRFPKKEKPKHPTTGLIAITLAFHICHEVHLAGFKYDFTDRNSSLHYYGNETMSQMMQNEYHNITAEQKFLKKLIDKNFVVNLT; the protein is encoded by the exons GTTTATCAGTCATGAAACGAATTCTTCTGGCTTtcatcctggctgctgctgttatGTATGGTATCCTGCATGGAAATCTGTGGAGAAATAACTTCTATTG GCTGCCGCCCACAGCTGTAGAGAGGAGGAATGCATTGGACACTTGTCTCCTGAAACCAGCATTTGAATCTTTGCTGGG tgtTGACAAAATATACCCATTCCTGTGTGCTAATGATTTTATCAGAGTGGCAGAGTTCCAAGGGAGCAATAAGTTTGAACTACCTTATGGAATAAAGAGAGCAG agcaATTTTTTCGTTTAGCCCTTTCAAGACTGCAGAACTGTGGGCTTTCTGGTGAAGAAGACAG CATTACCTGTCGACGGTGTGTTGTGGTTGGTAATGGAGGAGTACTTCGAAATAAGACATTAGGGGAGAAAATTGACTCGTATGATGTCATAATAAG GATGAACAATGGCCCTGTGATAGGGTACGAGGAGGATGTTGGCAGGAGGACGACTTTCCGCCTTTCCTACCCGGAATCCATCTTCTCAGATCCCATCCACTACGACCCTAACACTACTGTTGTTCTCATCGTCTTCAAACCACGGGACTTGAAGTGGCTTTGGGAGATACTTGGTGGTCAGAAAATA AGTGCAAAGGGATTTTGGAAGAAACCTGCTCTGAATATGATCTACAAATCGAGTCAAATCAGGATTCTCGATCCCAGCATCACCAGGAAAACTGCTTATGAGTGGCTTCATTTCCCAACTAGATTTCCTAAGAAAGAG AAACCCAAGCATCCAACAACGGGGCTAATTGCCATTACACTGGCATTCCACATATGCCATGAAGTCCACCTGGCAGGCTTCAAGTATGACTTCACTGACAGAAATAGTTCTTTGCACTACTATGGCAATGAAACCATGTCTCAGATGATGCAG AATGAATACCACAACATCACTGCCGAGCAGAAGTTTCTGAAGAAGCTTATAGACAAGAACTTTGTGGTCAATTTGACATGA